CTAGTCCTCCCAGCCCCCTAAGGACCCTGCTGGGCCAGTTTCCCGTAGGGCGGAACAGAGATAGAGGAGGGAAGAGCAGTCTAGCAGAAGTGGGAGCAAGTGGCCTCTGAATGCGGGCTAGGAGAGAGTAATCAGGGGCGAGTTCCCGCACACCCCTCGCTCACACCACCTGCAGCCTGTACTCAGGCTGGACCCCTATCCTGGCACCGTCTCCCTTGTCATCACCACCCAAATCCTGCACGTTCCTCAGGGCCCAGCTGTAACAAGCCTCACGTCCCCATTGCCCCAGTGTGGACCAGCACCTCCAGGGCTGCCTGCGCCGTCCTGGGCTGTGGGGGTCTGACTGCTCCCCCATCGGACCAGCAGCTGCACAGAACCCTGGTACTAGGAGGAGGGTGATTGGAAGCCGGAGAGACAGATGGATGAAGCCTGGGGGGAGTCTTTGAAGGGGAGTACACTTCCAACTGGGGATCAGAAAAAGCTTCTCAGAGCAATGGCCTTGAAGATGGGGTTTCAACACACCGGGGGAAGGGACATTCCAGGAGGAAAGAATAGCAGGGGCCTGGGCTCAGGAGCCTGGGTGGGTCACCATGGGGACCCAGACGAAGGGTAGAGTTGGAAAGATTCCCCAGGGAGGCACTACGGCTGGGTCCTGGCTTTCTGGAAGGGGGTGCCCTCCACTGATCCAGAAACCCCACTGGGGAGCAGTGACACAAACACTGGCGGGAACCACTGGGTATGCTGGTTGCCCAAGATTCCTGGGCTTCGAGCTCAGCACAGTGTTGATGGAGAGGGAGCCGTGGTGTCTGTGTCTGGGGATGCTCAGGCTGAAGTTCTGAGAGGGTGggccccagcagcctcagaagcccTTGCCTGGCACGCTGGGGCCCAGACGTGCTCCTCTGCTGGCTATTCCTAGAGGCCTCAGCCTTTGAGCCCCTTTGATTCCCTCTGTGAGCCCTGAAGGCAACTCAACAGGTCTCGCTTTATCCCTGATGAACAccaggggaagctgaggctcagcgtgccaggtgGGGTGTGAGGTGCGTGCCTGGAGTTGCATtgtctgtaaaatgtaaaatggaaagGAGGTGGCTGCAGCCTAGGGTGCCAACCCCAGGCTCATCTGAAGTGACCCTGCCCCTTCCATGATCCCCCTGGATCCCGGGATGCCGGAGGGTCCTTCAGGAGGGCTCTGGGTGGGGTAAGGGGCAAGGAGGAAGCAGCATGGGGTGGCAGGAGGCCCTCTGGCCTGGGCATCTGGACCTCACTGTGGGGTCCCAGGCAGGTGTCATATGCCACTCTGGACCCctgcctctctctgtgtgtcAGGGACATCCTGAcagggcaggagggcagagggcacagcGGGCTCTGGGCGGGGGTCCAGCAGACACTGCCCTCTAACCGCGCCCTCTGTCCTGTGCTTGCTTCTGGCCACAGGTGAGCGAGAGGATGCTGGCGGGGGGCGTGAGGAGCATGCCCAGCCCCCTCCTGGCCTGCTGGCAGCCCATCCTCCTGCTGGTGCTGGGCTCGGTGCTGTCAGGCTCAGCCACAGGCTGCCCACCCCGCTGCGAGTGCTCCGCCCAGGACCGCGCAGTGCTCTGCCACCGCAAGCGCTTTGTGGCAGTGCCTGAGGGCATCCCCACTGAGACCCGCCTGCTGGACCTGGGCAAGAACCGCATCAAAACGCTCAACCAGGACGAGTTTGCCAGCTTCCCGCACCTGGAGGAGCTGGAGCTCAATGAGAACATCGTGAGCGCCGTGGAGCCTGGTGCCTTCAACAACCTCTTCAACCTCCGGACTCTGGGGCTCCGCAGCAACCGCCTGAAGCTCATCCCCCTGGGCGTCTTCACCGGCCTCAGTAACCTGACCAAGCTGGATATCAGCGAGAACAAGATCGTCATCCTGCTGGACTACATGTTCCAGGACCTGTACAACCTCAAGTCACTGGAAGTCGGCGACAACGACCTCGTCTACATCTCCCACCGAGCCTTCAGCGGCCTCAACAGCCTGGAGCAGCTGACGCTGGAGAAATGCAACCTGACCTCCATCCCCACCGAGGCGCTGTCCCACCTGCACGGTCTCATTGTCCTGCGGCTCCGGCACCTCAACATCAATGCCATCCGGGACTATTCCTTCAAGAGGTTGTACCGGCTCAAGGTCTTGGAGATCTCTCACTGGCCCTACTTGGACACCATGACTCCCAACTGTCTCTACGGCCTCAACCTGACGTCCCTGTCTATCACGCACTGCAACCTGACTGCTGTGCCCTACCTGGCGGTGCGCCACCTGGTCTATCTCCGCTTCCTCAACCTCTCCTACAACCCCATCAACACCATTGAGGGCTCCATGTTGCATGAGCTGCTAAGGCTGCAGGAGATCCAGCTGGTGGGTGGGCAGCTGGCCGTGGTGGAGCCCTACGCCTTCCGCGGCCTCAACTACCTGCGCGTGCTCAATGTCTCCGGCAACCAGCTGACCACACTGGAGGAGTCGGCCTTCCACTCGGTGGGCAACCTGGAGACGCTCATCCTGGACTCCAACCCACTGGCCTGCGACTGCCGGCTCCTGTGGGTGTTCCGGCGCCGCTGGCGGCTCAACTTCAACCGGCAGCAGCCCACGTGTGCCACGCCCGAGTTCGTCCAGGGCAAGGAGttcaaggacttccctgatgtGCTCCTGCCCAACTACTTCACCTGCCGCCGTGCCCGCATCCGGGACCGCAAGGCCCAGCAGGTGTTTGTGGATGAGGGCCACACAGTGCAGTTCGTGTGCCGGGCAGATGGCGACCCGCCGCCCGCCATCCTCTGGCTCTCGCCCCGCAAGCACCTGGTCTCGGCCAAGAGCAACGGGCGGCTCACGGTCTTCCCCGATGGCACGCTGGAGGTGCGCTACGCCCAGGTACAGGACAACGGCACTTACCTGTGCATCGCGGCCAACGCGGGAGGCAACGATTCCATGCCTGCCCACCTGCACGTGCGCAGCTACTCGCCCGACTGGCCCCATCAGCCCAACAAGACCTTCGCCTTCATCTCCAACCAGCCGGGCGAGGGAGAGGCCAACAGCACCCGCGCCACCGTGCCTTTCCCCTTCGACATCAAGACCCTCATCATCGCCACCACCATGGGCTTTATCTCTTTCTTGGGCGTCGTCCTCTTCTGTCTGGTGCTGCTGTTTCTCTGGAGCCGGGGCAAGGGCAACACCAAGCACAACATCGAGATCGAGTATGTGCCCCGCAAGTCGGACGCAGGCATCAGCTCCGCCGACGCACCTCGCAAGTTCAATATGAAGATGATCTGAGGccagggcggggggcggggaccCTGGGGCGTGCCGGGCCGGGGAAGGGACCTGGCCGCCATCCGCTCGCTCTCCAgtccttcccacctcctcccagcccctccacacacactctttttctccctcccacgCCGTCCCCTGCTGCCCCCGCTGGCCCTCACCGCCTGCCCTCTTTCTACCAGGACCTCAGAAGTCCAGGTCTGGGGACCCCACCTGCACAGGGGCACACGTTGACAGACTGGAGTCGGAAGCTGACACGGCACAGtcaataattcaataaaaagGTTACGAACTTCCTCTGTAACTTGGGTTTCAGTAATTATGGATTTTTATGAaaacttgaaataataaaaagagaaaaaaaaaaaactatttcctATAGCTAGTCGGAATGCAAACTTTTGACGTCCTGATTGCTCCAGGGCCCTCTTCCAACTcagtttcttgtttttctcttcctcctcttcctcctttctcttctcttcccctgtGGGGAGGGATCACTCAGGAAAACAGGGAAGGAGGTTCCAGCCCCACTTGCCTGCCCACCCGGCCAGGGCAGTCGCCAGAAGCAGGTTTGGTGGTGGGTCTGGGCCCAGCTCTGGGCTGGCTGTTTGCAGAGAGCGGGTGGAGGGGACAGGGCTGCCCGATGGGGATGAGGGCCTGTCTGCTGAGCTGCCAGGCAGCACTACTgccagggggcggggcctggctcGGGTGTGGCTGAGACTGGACAGGGGCTGGGGTCCTCCTGGAGGACAGCACAGTCAGTGGAGAGAGCCAGGGGCCGAGGCCTAACTCTGGTCCCAGCTTTGCTGctgacttgctgtgtggcctCGAACAGGTCATcgaccctctctgggcctcagtctccacaTCTGTATAAACGGAAACGCTACTCCCCGccctgcctacctcacagggctgttgtgaggaattgatgagatgatgtatgtgaaACACTTTGTAACCTGTAAAGTGCTGTGCACATGTGTGGGTGACTGTTCTCATTATGGTCATTATTATCTCACTGTGGGTGGTGGGGCTCCTAAGGGATCTCCATGGTGTCGGGGTTGGGGGCATGCCAGGGGAAGGCCGCCTCCAGGGACTTCCAGAGGCTTCTCCAAGGACAGCTGCCTGGCGGTGACCACAAGCATTTCCTGGATGGCCAGGGCTCTAGACCCCCCGAGGAGTCCCAAGGCCCATGAGCATCATTGCTTCCACCACCTCTGGTGTGGGGTCCCCCCAGGCAGAAGCCCCTCGCAGCTTTGACCTGGACCTGCCCAGGGATTGGGAACACCAGATCTCTCCAAGCCTTCTTGCCATAAGCATTTATcgagtgcctactgtatgccacTTCCCGTGTAGAGTCCCCAGTCTTTGGGGCTAGGAAAGCAGTTCTGGGGCTGTCCTGAGGACTGCCCAGACCCAGGTCACCAACCCAGTCACGCCCCATCTTCCACCAGGCTTTACTCTGAGCCTCCCCTGGGCTTTGAAGGGCTCTGGGTTTGGGCTTGGAGCCACCTGCATGTGAGCTGACCAGGAGAGTCAGAAGTGGCCCTGTTCATTCTCACCAAACCTAGACGCTCCAAACTCAACCCTGGAAAGGGATGCTCTGAGTGATGATAGAAGTGTGAAGAGCCAGACAGGTCAGCTTGTGACTTTTCCGGAATCCATGGGCTCTAGAATCTGGGGCCGTAGCTCAGCCAGCAGACTATGTGCTCACCCCCCATCTCTGTCAGACAGGTGGGGGCACCAGGTTCGGGAAAGCTTGGCTTCACCCCTCCAAGTTTCCTCTTTCTACTCGGGGACTCCTCGGATTCAGCCCCACAGTGGGCCCAGGGTGACCCTGCTGCCCATTAACCCTCAGGCTAGGGGAGAATCCAGCAATGCAGGAACCCATGGGTACAAACTTAGCTGAACTTGGGAGTCGGGGGATGCAATAGGGAAGTCAGCCCTCAGCAGCAAGAAACTTCAAGAACGAAGCCCCTCCAATCAGGGCTCCTCCTGGGGCTCACACCCCCCCACCCGTGCTGGCATGAACTGGGTAGCTGCATGCCTAGCAACTTCTAAACCAAGCCTCTGGTGGGGTGGCAGGGCGAGCAGAGTCTGGCATGGAGTtggcactcattcattcattcactcattcattcattcagtttacAGAGGTACCCAGGAGCCTGCTCTGCTCCAGGCAGTCTGTGTACACTTGCCCTCATCTCCCAACCACCACCCCAGACTGTCCCTGGTTCTGGGGAAGCCTCAAGCCCTCTGAACTGTGGTTCTATCCTGGGAAGAAACAGGATCATTTCCCCACAGGATCCTAGAATTTTGATGTGGAAAAGGTTGCTGGTCCCGGGGTCGGGGGGCAGCCTAGACTAGTGATGATAAGACCCTGAGGTTTGAGGTCAGGTCTGAGTTTGAGGTCCTGTTCTAGCACTTACTAGCTGTTTGGGACTGTttcttaacccctctgagcctcggtcttctcatctgtaacatgaagaTGATCTTAAGCCTTTTGGCCATTAGGAGGTTAAATGAGGGAGCATAGGTATATTTGTTGGTTGATGTAGTGCCTGGCACTCAGTCAACCCTCTAccagtggtggtgatgatgattacTGTTGGGTCCAACTGTGATACAGAGCCAGGAGCAGAGAGGGTGGTAGCTTAGCCAAAGTCACGCAGCGTCTAAGTGACAGGACCAGGGCCTGGAAATTCCAGAGCCGCAGACTTCTAAGCCTGGCTCAGGGCTTctcagggccaggcctggggacCCCCATCTGGCAGGAGACAACTTTGGGGACCTCAAGAGCAGGGAGAGGAGTCCTTGGACATGGGGGTGGTTTGTATGCAACAAGAGGCCAGTGGTATCGCATGAGGCTTCAAGAACTCGACAGGCCTGCCCATCTCCAGAGAGAgaccagagcacaggctctccaTCGCCACAGCCCTGGATGCCCTGATGGGCACCCACCTCACGCAGAAGGCAGCCCATGGGATTATTACTTAACCCATCTGGGATGCCGGGATCCGTCGGGCTTCACGAGGTTCTAGTAAGAGCAGGGCCAATATCTTCCCAGCTACTGGGAAGGAACAGGACCCCTGAGGAAATTTAGTACAGAAGAAAATTGTGAGGTTGCTTTCAGATGGGGGAGAGAGTCAGTTCACGGGGATGTGGGCACCCCGGGTCAGGGGGCTGGGTAGGCCCAAGCCAAAGAGCCTGGGCCCCAGGAAAAGCCCAAGCTGGGAGCTAGGCAGCTTGGGTTTTAATGCTGCCCCTTCCTAACTGTGGGACCTTCATCTATAGAAGAGGGTAATGAACTCAACTGCTAAGAATCCTGGCAGATTTAAGGGGGAATAGCGTGGAAAGTCAGACTGGAGAGGTTACTTTCTCCATGGGCTGGCAGCCTccgacagagaaagagaaggcacAGATACTACTCACCACATGACCGCAGTCTGCCTCAGACCCAATGGGGTTGTGGAGTCAGGATGTCCTGCCACGTCACGCCCTATAGGGAgctggcttctctgctcacctttCAGCCTGGGTCCAAGCTACTGGGGAAAAGGCAAGATACTGAATCCTGAGAGTTTAGCCTGCTTTCCAGAAGACCAAGACCAGAGGCAGCCTCCAGGCCTGTTCCTTCAGGATACAGCATACCTTAAAGAGAAAGGGTGATAAGACTGGGAGCCTACCCTTGGACAAGCAAGTGGACTGGGCCAAGGATAGCATCCAGCAGGGTAAGTACTAGAGGGAGCAGAAAACACCATGACCCCCCCGGCTTATCCGTCAGAACTGTgaatctgaagctcagagaggggaagtaacCTGCCTAGAGTCACACAGCAGAGTGGTGGATGGGGCATGGACTTTGGAGTTAGGCAGACCCTGGTTCAAACACCATCTCAGGTGTGGCACCTGTTTGGTGTACAACAGTGACCACTGTTATTATCATGACATCATTATGGACAAGCAGAGAAGTGGTGGTTGAACTCAGGAACTGCGTGGGGAACATAATGGGGAATCCCAAAGAGCTGGAACTCCAGTGGGGTTGGGGTAGAAACCAAACCTGGTCATACCCTCTGGTTTGCCACGAAAGGCCTTGGGGCTGTGTGGGTTGGATGGCAACAGACTCTAGGCTATCAGCCCTGACTGCCCAGGATGGAAAAAGAGTGGCCATGCCCTGGGGCCTTGGAGGACAAGGCCACAacctgtgtgtgttttgggggatgGAGGTCACAGGGAGCAAAGGAGAGGGGGTCAGAGGAGCAATGTAGACCCCTGGCAGGTATTAGGAGTCCTGGGGCACCTTGAGCCTTTCGGGGCCTGAAGTGAGGTATAAGAAGCAAGGTCAGAGCAGACCAACTGGAGTTACGTGACTTATTTGGGCCCTCACAGAACCTGGTTCCATGGTCTATCAGCTTTCCTGCTCCTCTCCCCAGTTTGGTGTCCTTTGATGACAGGACAGCCTGCATAGGGCTGAAAGTCGTCCTCAGCTCCCATCCAAAACCCCAGCTTCAGCTGCCTTCATATTCTGACTTGCTAGGATCTCTGATCTTTTCATTCATAGTCTCCAGAGGAAAAACAATCTGATTGGCCACCTGTCAGCCAATGGATGTGCTGCCTCTAAGTCAGGTGCTCATCTCCCGTCCCAACAACTGATGCCAAGGAGCTCCACCCATCCAGGCCAAGTCTGGGTAATGATGGTACAGAAAGGGCTAAAGGACTGTATCAGTTATCTGTTGCTGCGTgacaaccaccccaaaacttagtggtttaaaacaacagcaaccaTTTATTGTTTGCTCATAATCTGGGCAGGCTTGATAAGGACCGATCATCTCTGCTCTGCCTGGTGTTAGCTGGGGAGAACGGACTGGGGCTGAAAGATCCGGGGCCGCTTCTGGCTATGTCTGTCACCTGAGCCGGGGAGGCTGGAAGGGCTGGAGGACAGCAGGCTTCTCTCTTTCCACGTGGTCTCTCTAAGTAGGCTAGCTGGACTTCTTTATGGTAGCTCAGCGCTCCAAGAAGGGCGAAACGGAAGCTGCCAGGTCTCTTGAGGCCTAGGCCAGGAAGTCCCACAGCTTTACGTTTGCTGCATTCTATTGGTCAAGGCAAGTCACAGGCCCACCTAGATTCAGGTGAGGGAGGTCAGACCCAGCTCTGGGTGGGAGGAGCTGCAAAGTCACATCGATGCGAGGGTCGATGCAGCCGCTGTTGGAAGTCACCCTCCAGAGGAACCTCCACAGGGCCTTTTTTCTTTCAGGAGCTATTCATTTGTGAACAGGCCTCTACGGTTTACCCAGGAGTAGGGGACTTAGAGAGTGATGGTGACAGGGCTACAGATGATCTACAGGTGGTAAGTAAGAGCCAGGACTTGAGCCCAAGTTTGCTGCCCCTGGTGCAGTGTCCTTTCAAGCAGAAGCAGGAGGCAGGTGGCACCAGGGTTAATATAGCAATAATAGTAACAGCTGTTGTTTATCAAGGgctgtgccaggcaccaggccAGACACTTTACCCACAATCTCTTATTTAATCCCGTCACAAGGATGTTCTCATGTGCTTCCTTTtggatgagaacactgaggctcagagaggagacgTGGTTGCCTGGGGCTCACCGCCAGGTAGGTGACGAAGCCAGGATCCATACTCGGCACCAGTACTTCCTGGCAGAAACAAGCACCGGACTGGTCTCTACTTTGAGCCACTCTAGGCTCAGGCTTCTCAGTGGTGGAGTGGGCATGGTCCCGTCACCTCCTGCGGCCTCCTTCCTTTGTGGGATGGGAATGAGTCAGCGATGGAGGGTGTGCTTTGGCACAGGTGGGTGAGTGCATGGGTGGGGGTCACAATCAAAGCTTCTGCTAATCAATTCTCCCCTCCTGGCTCCCGGTCTACCTGGCATCTCTGTGGGGCCCTGAGATCAGAGCATGGTATACACAAGGCCCAGCAGCCTGTTCTAAGGACCTGGCAATTGGGCCCTGGTACCTGCCAGGCAACTGGGGACTATGGGGCAGGGGTCTGAGAACAGTGGCCATGTAACTAAGCCCTGGCTCTGACTGCCTGAGGGAACCGACGGCTTAGCCTGTGAAGGGATTTACAGCCTCCCCATAAACCTATTATGGCTCATCCTATACCCCAGCCCAGGCCAGGTGATTTCTGTTGTCTGGGAAGGCTAGGCTGGGGACTTGGGGGCCACGGAGACTGAGGGATGCCCCGGTGTCTCAGCCCCAAACTCCTCCTCTCCCAGTTCCTTCACACCCCAACCCCCATGCCAGTTCATGCCCTGGATGTGACCCCAGCAGGAACCAGAGCATGCTGTCCCTGTACCCCCCACCAGCTCCACC
Above is a genomic segment from Pseudorca crassidens isolate mPseCra1 chromosome 1, mPseCra1.hap1, whole genome shotgun sequence containing:
- the LINGO1 gene encoding leucine-rich repeat and immunoglobulin-like domain-containing nogo receptor-interacting protein 1 isoform X1 is translated as MQVSERMLAGGVRSMPSPLLACWQPILLLVLGSVLSGSATGCPPRCECSAQDRAVLCHRKRFVAVPEGIPTETRLLDLGKNRIKTLNQDEFASFPHLEELELNENIVSAVEPGAFNNLFNLRTLGLRSNRLKLIPLGVFTGLSNLTKLDISENKIVILLDYMFQDLYNLKSLEVGDNDLVYISHRAFSGLNSLEQLTLEKCNLTSIPTEALSHLHGLIVLRLRHLNINAIRDYSFKRLYRLKVLEISHWPYLDTMTPNCLYGLNLTSLSITHCNLTAVPYLAVRHLVYLRFLNLSYNPINTIEGSMLHELLRLQEIQLVGGQLAVVEPYAFRGLNYLRVLNVSGNQLTTLEESAFHSVGNLETLILDSNPLACDCRLLWVFRRRWRLNFNRQQPTCATPEFVQGKEFKDFPDVLLPNYFTCRRARIRDRKAQQVFVDEGHTVQFVCRADGDPPPAILWLSPRKHLVSAKSNGRLTVFPDGTLEVRYAQVQDNGTYLCIAANAGGNDSMPAHLHVRSYSPDWPHQPNKTFAFISNQPGEGEANSTRATVPFPFDIKTLIIATTMGFISFLGVVLFCLVLLFLWSRGKGNTKHNIEIEYVPRKSDAGISSADAPRKFNMKMI
- the LINGO1 gene encoding leucine-rich repeat and immunoglobulin-like domain-containing nogo receptor-interacting protein 1 isoform X2, coding for MLAGGVRSMPSPLLACWQPILLLVLGSVLSGSATGCPPRCECSAQDRAVLCHRKRFVAVPEGIPTETRLLDLGKNRIKTLNQDEFASFPHLEELELNENIVSAVEPGAFNNLFNLRTLGLRSNRLKLIPLGVFTGLSNLTKLDISENKIVILLDYMFQDLYNLKSLEVGDNDLVYISHRAFSGLNSLEQLTLEKCNLTSIPTEALSHLHGLIVLRLRHLNINAIRDYSFKRLYRLKVLEISHWPYLDTMTPNCLYGLNLTSLSITHCNLTAVPYLAVRHLVYLRFLNLSYNPINTIEGSMLHELLRLQEIQLVGGQLAVVEPYAFRGLNYLRVLNVSGNQLTTLEESAFHSVGNLETLILDSNPLACDCRLLWVFRRRWRLNFNRQQPTCATPEFVQGKEFKDFPDVLLPNYFTCRRARIRDRKAQQVFVDEGHTVQFVCRADGDPPPAILWLSPRKHLVSAKSNGRLTVFPDGTLEVRYAQVQDNGTYLCIAANAGGNDSMPAHLHVRSYSPDWPHQPNKTFAFISNQPGEGEANSTRATVPFPFDIKTLIIATTMGFISFLGVVLFCLVLLFLWSRGKGNTKHNIEIEYVPRKSDAGISSADAPRKFNMKMI